GAGTTGTTGGGAAAGAAAGTAGGAAAACAAGGAAAAAGAAGAGGCTGTTTAGCTTCAAGATTATTGGGGAATATCAACCCATATCATTTGATGATGAGATTAACTGATGAAGGTGTTGTTAGAGTTTGGTGCTCTTTGAAGGCTAACAAGAGAGTGGTAAACTCCACTGGGTCCTTTAGCTAACAAAGAAGAGTGAGTCCCTTTCTCCACAATTTTGCCTTTGTCCAATACAGCAATTGTGTCACAATTCTGTATAGTACTTAGCCTGTGTGCCACCACCACACTTGTCCGCCCAACCATCACTCTCTCAAGTGCATCTTGCACTACTTTCTCCGATTGACTGTCCAATGCACTTGTTGCCTCGTCCAATAATAGCACCGCTGGATTTTTCAATATTGCACGTGCTATAGCAATTCGCTGTTTTTGTCCTCCTGACAACTGCAGTCCCCTGTCACCACACCAAGTTTCATATCCGTCTTTTAATGCTGAGATGAAATCATGTGCATTTGCTGCCTTTGCAGCCTCAATTATTTCTGATTCGTCCACTTCTTCTGATGCTCCATAGGCTATGTTTTGCCTTATGGTTCCTGCAAATAATGTTGGTTCTTggcttacaagtgcaatgtgtTTCCTCAATGATCTCAAGTGGTATGATCTTATGTCCCGGCCATCTATTTTCACTACCCCTCTTAAGGGATCATAGAATCTTTCTATCAGACCAATTATAGTGGACTTCCCTGATCCGCTTTGTCCTACCAATGCTGTTGATTTTCCTGGTTCGATTTTTATTGAGAACCCCTTGAAAATGATCACATTGGGCCTAGCAGGGTATGCAAAATCCACATCGCACAGCTCGACATTGCCTGTTATTTTCTTGGGCTTGTAACCGTCTGAGTCCTCTGGCTCGATTAAAGAATATCGATCCAACACTGCAAAGACCGACCCAACAGCATCTGCACCCTTTGCTAGATCATTAGTCATGGTTCCAGCATCTGCAATGACACGCCCAGTGCTAACCAGAATCATGAATGTCTGGAAGAGGGCTTGAGCTCCTATGAGGCCTTCTGCCATGAGTTTGCCACCATACCAGAAATCAAGAGCCCAAGTACATGTCATGAGACTGTTCGAAGTGCCAAGTCCAATTCCAGCAAACCACGACTGACGTATGCTTTCTCTTAGTGGGCCTTCTTGGGCTTTCTTGAGCATTTGGAGAATCCGGGACTGGGAGGAGAAGGCTGTTACTGTTCTGAGATTGGAAACTGCTTCAGCAGCCAACTTGCTGCTTTCTTCTTGGGCCTTGATGGACTTCTTAGACATGTTTTTCAATAGCACCCTCTTGAAATAGTAGCACACTATGATGAGAGGCTGGACCGCTATCATGACCCATGCAAGTCTCCATGCGATAACTAGACCCATGGTGCAAGCTATAGTCACTGCAGAAACCGTTTGAATGAGTAATGCCATCCTGTCCCCAACCAATGATCTCACCTGCACATTTGTATAACCAGCAAATGTTATCATTAGATCTTACCTGATTCTATAAAAATTTCTTTACGTTGTTTGTGTATGAAAGTTAAACTCTAACAGTACTAGTGGACGTACCACATTGGCATCCTTAGCTAGTCTAGAGCAAACAGCACCGGTGGAATTTTCTTCCTTGTCGTACCACCCAATTTCAAAAGTAAGCATCTTGGACAACATCCTCTCCCGGATCCTTTTAGTCAATTTCTCTCCCATGGCTGCAAAGTTATAGTGCTGAAGTACATTGACAAAAAGTGAAAAGAATGCCAACCCCAGAAAACACAGAGCATATATCTTTGTCTTCTCCTTAATCTCATCATGACTTGGCAAGAAATAGACAGATATCATTGACCCCATTGCAAAAGCATACACTGGTTGAACCCCACCAAACAATATTGCTCCTATGCATCCCAAAGTTGCCTCCTTCCATTCTGGCAAATTCATTGCCAGCAGCCTTTTGAATGAAGGTACTGGAAAGACTTGTTCTGGAGTATTGGAAATTGTTGCATTTTGATCAAATCTACGGCTTTGCGCAGCTGAGTTAGCTGAACTCGACCTGCTCACAATTGATAGCCTTCGGCTGCTTGTATTTTGTACTTCATGGTCAGAGGTGAATCcagaatttaaatttgatgGAGCAAAAACTGTGTTTCTATTTGTTGGTGCAATTGAGATTTCATCACTGGGATTTTCAGTTTGTTGGAGACGGACTAAGGAAGTGTACAGTCCATCTTCATCTTCTATTAGCTCATCGTGTGAGCCAATTTCCTTGACTTGGCCACTTTGAACCACAGCAATAAGGTCAGCATTGCGAATAGTGGAAAGGCGATGGGCTATGATGATTGTGGTGCGGCCAACAGCGGCCTTGTCCAGAGCTTCCTGCACCACTCGTTCAGATTCAGAGTCGAGTGCACTGGTTGCTTCGTCGAGGAGGAGTATTCTGGGTGACTTGATTATGGCTCTTGCTATAGCTATCCTCTGCTTCTGTCCCCCAGACATTTGAACACCTCTCTCTCCCACCTGTACGCACGCACGCAGAGAGTTAGATCTAAGATTTAATCTTTATGAGTTCAAAGttcataaatttttgttttgatatgGTAGTATAAACTTAGTTGAGTAAAGTTCTTTTTGCACTTCATTGAGTTTAGAGATTCTACCCTTTGATAGTATCATGAATCATAGAAACGAAGTATTAAACTAAGAACTAATTAGTAAGTAATTTTGTGATCTCCTGAATACTGATTTTCTTTAACCGAGGTCTCTCTACCTCTCCAAGGTAAGGTAGGAATAAGGTCGTGTACACTCCACCCTCCCTAGACCCTTTGTAGGACTATATTGGATGTCCCAAATAGGAATAATGGAATTTACTTAATTGTAGCATATTAAGCAATAATTTTCAACTGATTGAGAAAAGAAAGTCCTTTAACTAAAGAGAGACAAAACGTTTGCAGCaccattacaaaaaaaaaaaaaaaagaattttggaTTAGTTTAATTTGGTCAAAGCCACTTGATGACATACTCCACAGCAGAATCCACTTGTTTGACCATGATAGCTAAGAAAATTCTCTGAACTGGGACATTTCATTTATAATCAATAAAGCATTAGTTAAGTGCCCTTTAAAATTCTTTGAACACTAAAGAATTAATCATTTAAACTGAATAATGGGAACAAAGCTATTCATTAACAGCGACTTGTTTATAGCCAAAGTGGAAATCAGCGTGATAACATTTTTAGCTAGACAAGAATACTATTCAATGGTGCTAGTGTGTcaaatacataatatttcattttcaatcTATACGTCTAGTTAAGTCAATGAATGAGTCATTAACCTAACTGGTTTGAATTTGAGCGGGGCACCGATTTTTGCAAGGATAAGGACAAACTAAATAAAGGTAAAGTATAAAAGGGAACACACACATACCTGGGTATCATAACTCTGAGGCAACTGACAGATGAAGTTATGAGCATTAGAAGCTTTGGCAGCCTCAATTACTTGTTCCATAGATGCATCCTCCTtcccaaaaagtatattttctttaattgtaGTTGCAAAAAGTGCAGGTTCTTGACTCACTAGACCCATTTGTGACCTTAGCCACTTGAGTTGCAGCTTATCAATAGCGATCCCATCGAGAAGAATTTCACCCCCAAGTGGGTCATAAAATCTCTGAAGTAGTGCTACTACGGTAGATTTTCCTGACCCACTTCCTCCCACTAATGCCACGGTTTTACCCGTTGGGACTTTTAAgctaaaatcatttaaaattatgCTTTCAGGTCTTGACGGATATGCGAATTCAACATGTTTGAATTCCACTTCACCCGTCACGTTATCCAATGTTTGGCCCTCCAAATTATCCGAATCTATTTTCGGTACCCTTTTTATCACTTGCACTACACGTTCACCAGCTGCACTTGCTTCAGAAAAATACTTGAGATTGGACAAACCAGAACCCAATGATCTGttcagcaaaaaaaaaaaaattaataaaataaataaatcatgtttaaaaaattactcaaaaatCTGATAAAACATATGAAACAATACGACCATATACTACGgagtatataaataatttaggaaTTTGTCTTATTTGGAAATAAATGAAGAGTCCAAAAAACTGAATTATCACACATTTCCGAGGTTTATCCAACTTGTCCTATTTTTCTGAAGTTTGAAATAACTTCCTGAATTCAATGTGTTAGTTTGAcgaatattttttcaaaaatacgTTCTCAAATATAATtcgtttttattaaaaatattttattgaaaaatacattctcaatgTATGGTTGGAGATTgagaaatattttaagaaaaaaaactacTTATTATTAAAGAGATTGTTTGattcaaataatattatacCATAACACAGGAATACAATATTCAGAAAACtttcataatattattttattcaagttTTATCTAATACACactatcaaatattaaaaaatatatactctATTGAGTTAATCCCTAGTCTTATGGAAAATCCTTTCAATtgtgaatgaaaatgaatattGTATCCTtcctttttcaatttatttaattgatttcgaaAGAAGATGTTAGAAATTAAAGTcacaaaaaaatactttattcatttttttagggtgaaataaattaaaattagacaaataaaatgaaatcaacGAGTCGATACTTACAGTCCACCGATGGCGATTGCAGCGCCGACGGCAAAAACGGTGCCACCATGTTCTCCATTGTACATGACCATTCTGCTACCATAATAAGACATAAAGGACCAAATTGCAAAAACAATGCCATTACTTCCAATAGCCAATCCTTTAGCTAAACCTTGCTTTAATCCCAAATCTACTGTTCCTTGAAGTGCATTAGAATACTCTCCTAAAGTTTTATTTTCTCCAACAAATGAATAAACTGTTCTTACTGATGAAATTGCTTGTTCCACAATTATTCCAGCTTTTCCATATTCATCCCTGATTTTTCTTGCTATTCCCATTAGAGCCCTTCCATACATAAGACCTGGTATCACTaggaaaataataaaaggaaatccCACTAGTGCCAGCTTCCATATCATCAAAAATCCTACCACATATGACCCAGTAAATGTTGCTACGTTCATCAAGAAAACTGGTACCTGTATATTCGAAATCAATAGCAAAACATTGTCGAAATTAATTACAGAATTAGAACgattagtaatatatatatcgaAAAATTTAAACTAACCTTTTCACTTATGCATTCTTGAATGACAAGACTGTCACTAGAGACACTAGCAATGACATCGGCGGTACTGGCAACATGTAGATCAAAGTATCCCACATCTTGTCTTAGAACTGCTTTTAAGTATCTTATTCGTAGCCTTGACGCTTGCCTCTCTGCTGTCCTTGTCCAACAAAATCCCTCTAAAAAATGAATATCATAAATGAAGAAACCGTTATCTAACCACTCAATTAAACCAATTTGACGATAATGAAGAAATTTGAGCAAAAATATTGAATTCagttacaaataaaataaaattagttgatATATCAATTTTTACGAATGAGTTCCATTTTCTCACCTTATTTTCCCTAACCccaataaagtaaaaataaatatgccTCCGCCTCACAAGTAGAAACCATATGAATCGTTGAAAAGTACCAAAAAGAAATTAGACAAACCTAAAAAACACGCGACCCATTGTCCACATGCCAGGTAAACCAGAGCTAAAGCATTCTACAAAtcacataaataaaacaaaaatttcttgTTACCATTAGTTCCATATTTGTATCGTCACGGCTTACAGTCTAGTGATATAAAATACAGATGGAAATTAATTGATCCTCCACACGATAAATGTAAGTTATACCTCATTGATATGATGCGTGAAAGTATCGGAAGAGTCATTACCACCAAGATTGTTCATGAGTTTGCTGGTGACTATAAGCATCACAGGCATAGAAACTCCATCGCAAATCGCTCCCAAAAATCCTAAAATCATCAACAAGATATCGACGCTATCGGCATGCATGAAAACTGACTGAAAAGAACCATACCGTTTCTCTTGGATCATCGTTTTACTCTTTGAAGTActcatgataaattttttcttcaaactaTCCTTTTGTTGCTATGCTATTAAACACACAACAAATATTGAGAAAGTtcata
This window of the Solanum pennellii chromosome 2, SPENNV200 genome carries:
- the LOC107011151 gene encoding ABC transporter B family member 15-like, whose translation is MSTSKSKTMIQEKRYGSFQSVFMHADSVDILLMILGFLGAICDGVSMPVMLIVTSKLMNNLGGNDSSDTFTHHINENALALVYLACGQWVACFLEGFCWTRTAERQASRLRIRYLKAVLRQDVGYFDLHVASTADVIASVSSDSLVIQECISEKVPVFLMNVATFTGSYVVGFLMIWKLALVGFPFIIFLVIPGLMYGRALMGIARKIRDEYGKAGIIVEQAISSVRTVYSFVGENKTLGEYSNALQGTVDLGLKQGLAKGLAIGSNGIVFAIWSFMSYYGSRMVMYNGEHGGTVFAVGAAIAIGGLSLGSGLSNLKYFSEASAAGERVVQVIKRVPKIDSDNLEGQTLDNVTGEVEFKHVEFAYPSRPESIILNDFSLKVPTGKTVALVGGSGSGKSTVVALLQRFYDPLGGEILLDGIAIDKLQLKWLRSQMGLVSQEPALFATTIKENILFGKEDASMEQVIEAAKASNAHNFICQLPQSYDTQVGERGVQMSGGQKQRIAIARAIIKSPRILLLDEATSALDSESERVVQEALDKAAVGRTTIIIAHRLSTIRNADLIAVVQSGQVKEIGSHDELIEDEDGLYTSLVRLQQTENPSDEISIAPTNRNTVFAPSNLNSGFTSDHEVQNTSSRRLSIVSRSSSANSAAQSRRFDQNATISNTPEQVFPVPSFKRLLAMNLPEWKEATLGCIGAILFGGVQPVYAFAMGSMISVYFLPSHDEIKEKTKIYALCFLGLAFFSLFVNVLQHYNFAAMGEKLTKRIRERMLSKMLTFEIGWYDKEENSTGAVCSRLAKDANVVRSLVGDRMALLIQTVSAVTIACTMGLVIAWRLAWVMIAVQPLIIVCYYFKRVLLKNMSKKSIKAQEESSKLAAEAVSNLRTVTAFSSQSRILQMLKKAQEGPLRESIRQSWFAGIGLGTSNSLMTCTWALDFWYGGKLMAEGLIGAQALFQTFMILVSTGRVIADAGTMTNDLAKGADAVGSVFAVLDRYSLIEPEDSDGYKPKKITGNVELCDVDFAYPARPNVIIFKGFSIKIEPGKSTALVGQSGSGKSTIIGLIERFYDPLRGVVKIDGRDIRSYHLRSLRKHIALVSQEPTLFAGTIRQNIAYGASEEVDESEIIEAAKAANAHDFISALKDGYETWCGDRGLQLSGGQKQRIAIARAILKNPAVLLLDEATSALDSQSEKVVQDALERVMVGRTSVVVAHRLSTIQNCDTIAVLDKGKIVEKGTHSSLLAKGPSGVYHSLVSLQRAPNSNNTFIS